The following coding sequences lie in one Myxococcus xanthus genomic window:
- the murI gene encoding glutamate racemase has translation MRQGSHSPIGVFDSGVGGLTVLKALMSRLPHESTVYLGDTARVPYGTKSGEVVTRYSLKNAEFLLERGIKLLVVACNTASAVALPALEAALPVPVVGVILPGARAALARTQGGGVGIIGTPGTIRSGAYQRALESADPRVRAKARACPLFVPLAEEGWTTGDVPLLVARDYLAEFTRDGVDTLVLGCTHYPLLKGVIAEVVGPHVALVDSAEATADAVAALLSERDGLAPASRGTPEHAYYVTDVPERFMEVGARFLGRPITAAEQVDLTF, from the coding sequence ATGCGGCAAGGCAGCCACAGTCCCATTGGTGTCTTCGATTCAGGCGTCGGAGGGCTCACCGTCCTCAAGGCCCTCATGTCCCGGCTCCCTCACGAGAGCACGGTGTACCTGGGGGACACCGCGCGGGTGCCCTACGGCACCAAGTCCGGCGAGGTGGTGACGCGCTATTCGCTGAAGAACGCGGAGTTCCTCCTGGAGCGCGGCATCAAGCTGCTGGTGGTGGCGTGCAACACCGCCTCGGCCGTGGCGCTGCCCGCGCTGGAGGCGGCGCTGCCAGTGCCGGTGGTGGGCGTCATCCTCCCCGGCGCGCGGGCGGCGCTGGCGCGCACGCAGGGGGGCGGGGTGGGTATCATCGGCACACCCGGCACCATCCGATCGGGCGCCTACCAGCGCGCCCTTGAGTCCGCGGACCCACGGGTGCGGGCGAAGGCCCGCGCCTGTCCGCTCTTCGTGCCGCTGGCGGAGGAGGGGTGGACCACGGGCGACGTGCCCCTGCTGGTGGCGCGCGACTACCTGGCCGAGTTCACCCGCGACGGCGTGGACACCCTGGTGCTGGGCTGCACGCACTACCCGCTGCTCAAGGGGGTCATCGCGGAGGTGGTGGGGCCGCACGTGGCGCTGGTGGACTCGGCGGAGGCCACCGCGGACGCCGTGGCCGCGCTGCTGTCCGAGCGGGACGGACTGGCGCCGGCGTCGCGAGGCACTCCGGAGCACGCGTACTACGTCACCGACGTGCCGGAGCGCTTCATGGAGGTGGGAGCCCGTTTCCTGGGCCGGCCCATCACCGCCGCGGAGCAGGTGGACCTGACCTTCTGA
- a CDS encoding MotA/TolQ/ExbB proton channel family protein — translation MTPHLPLALGAMNYVEIIRDASLIELAVLLLLMGVSVASWALIAMKASQLAKARAQSLTFLDTFWKASRLEAIYQTAQKLDGSPLSKVFCAGYEELTKLAQAKEGGTEGALAERLGGIENVERALHRASTAQITELENRVSFLGTVGAASPFVGLFGTVIGILSAFNQIAEQGNATLATVAAPVGNALFATAAGLFAAIPAVVAYNSFVSRIKVFDTEMSNFSADFLNIIKRHFFR, via the coding sequence ATGACGCCCCACCTGCCCCTGGCGCTTGGCGCCATGAACTACGTGGAGATCATCCGCGACGCCTCCCTCATCGAGCTGGCAGTCCTGCTGCTCCTGATGGGCGTATCCGTGGCCTCCTGGGCCCTCATCGCCATGAAGGCGTCCCAGCTCGCCAAGGCTCGCGCACAATCTCTCACCTTCCTCGACACCTTCTGGAAGGCCTCGCGCCTGGAAGCCATCTACCAGACGGCCCAGAAGCTGGACGGCTCGCCGCTGTCGAAGGTCTTCTGCGCTGGCTATGAGGAGCTGACCAAGCTGGCGCAAGCCAAGGAGGGCGGCACCGAAGGCGCGCTGGCCGAACGGCTGGGCGGCATCGAGAACGTGGAGCGCGCGCTCCACCGGGCCTCCACGGCGCAAATCACCGAGCTGGAGAACCGGGTGTCCTTCCTGGGTACCGTGGGCGCGGCGTCGCCCTTCGTGGGCCTGTTCGGCACCGTTATCGGCATCCTGAGCGCGTTCAACCAGATTGCCGAACAGGGCAACGCGACGCTGGCCACGGTGGCCGCGCCGGTGGGCAACGCGCTCTTCGCTACCGCCGCGGGCCTGTTCGCGGCGATTCCGGCGGTGGTCGCCTACAACTCGTTCGTCAGCCGCATCAAGGTGTTCGACACGGAGATGTCGAACTTCTCCGCGGACTTCCTCAACATCATCAAGCGTCACTTCTTCCGGTAG
- the tolR gene encoding protein TolR encodes MGMGGGNRGGGRTTMSEINVTPMVDVMLVLLIIFMVTAPLIQQGVKVNLPETKAAPVEATEKKLVLSIDAGRKVYIGDAEVALEELEQKLAANAKAQADKEVYLHADRDVPYGVVVEVMAAAQRAGIGNVGMITDPSTGGRTSNTGKGKSKEAKR; translated from the coding sequence ATGGGAATGGGCGGAGGAAACCGCGGCGGTGGCCGCACCACCATGAGCGAAATCAACGTCACGCCCATGGTGGACGTGATGTTGGTGCTGCTCATCATCTTCATGGTGACGGCGCCCCTCATCCAGCAGGGCGTGAAGGTGAACCTGCCGGAGACCAAGGCCGCGCCGGTGGAGGCCACGGAGAAGAAGCTGGTCCTCTCCATCGACGCGGGGCGCAAGGTCTACATCGGTGATGCGGAAGTGGCGCTGGAGGAGCTGGAGCAGAAGCTCGCCGCCAACGCCAAGGCGCAGGCCGACAAGGAAGTCTATCTCCACGCGGACCGGGACGTGCCGTACGGTGTGGTGGTGGAGGTCATGGCCGCGGCCCAGCGCGCGGGCATTGGCAACGTGGGCATGATTACGGACCCGTCGACCGGGGGTCGGACGTCCAACACTGGCAAAGGCAAGTCGAAGGAAGCGAAGCGCTAG
- a CDS encoding energy transducer TonB, which yields MTPSAVSHSLLVTRSTRLSRFVVVSVVGHILVLVAAIAYARYSATPKVDLDTKPIRATLVRLGKPRDSKLLPRKEQLPPPPKKVDAPKPAPEAPPPEPSPAKVAVPIPGVQPEPSTSKPTPQKGETTGEDRRKRLFGAFDKTAKAAEPEEAEGAEDGDPDGDSATAEGERYFGLLQSQVRRHYSVADTIPESERLHLKAMVAVRLGRTGEVLDVNLTKASGNDLFDSAVVTAVRKAAPFSPPPDHLRDALQKSGVNLVFNAL from the coding sequence ATGACGCCCTCCGCGGTAAGCCACAGCCTGCTCGTCACGCGCTCCACGCGGCTGTCGCGCTTCGTGGTGGTGTCCGTCGTGGGGCACATCCTGGTGCTGGTGGCGGCGATTGCGTACGCGCGCTACTCCGCCACGCCCAAGGTGGACCTGGACACCAAGCCCATTCGCGCCACGCTGGTGCGCCTGGGCAAGCCGCGCGACTCCAAGCTGCTGCCGCGCAAGGAGCAGCTGCCACCGCCCCCCAAGAAGGTGGACGCACCCAAGCCCGCTCCGGAGGCCCCGCCCCCGGAGCCCTCCCCCGCCAAGGTGGCGGTGCCCATCCCGGGTGTGCAGCCGGAGCCCTCCACGTCCAAGCCCACGCCGCAGAAGGGCGAGACGACCGGCGAGGACCGGCGCAAGCGGCTCTTCGGTGCCTTCGACAAGACGGCCAAGGCGGCCGAGCCCGAGGAGGCGGAGGGCGCCGAGGACGGCGACCCGGACGGCGACTCGGCCACCGCGGAAGGCGAGCGCTACTTCGGCCTGCTCCAGTCGCAGGTCCGCCGCCACTACAGCGTGGCGGACACCATCCCCGAATCCGAGCGGCTGCACCTCAAGGCCATGGTGGCGGTGCGCCTGGGCCGCACGGGTGAAGTGCTGGACGTGAATCTCACCAAGGCCAGTGGGAACGACCTCTTCGACTCGGCCGTCGTCACGGCCGTGCGCAAGGCCGCGCCCTTTTCTCCTCCGCCTGACCATCTCCGGGACGCCCTGCAGAAGAGCGGCGTCAACCTGGTGTTCAACGCCCTATGA
- the tolB gene encoding Tol-Pal system beta propeller repeat protein TolB encodes MKALLLSLLLLPVVALAQAPTIEISGANFRPLPVAVPAPLTQNDGAKALVAPFDLAFSFDLAASGILQVLDRKGFTADAKEGMAAASINFSRWADVGAEALVKVSLAQDGGVVRGELRLFNVGTGREDLKVSKDAPADNASLLAHRLADALYRHFTREPSPFLSRITYVRKAGTNRDVYVADWDGGNARALTKGGINILPALSQDGSQVAFTTYRKNRPDIYVQSPGGEAKAVISGGQMATGAAFSPDGKRIAYSLAEGESAQVYVANADGSGARALTDTPYGLNTSPTWSPDGKRLAFVSNRGGSPQVYIMNADGTGVRRLTFQGNYNQTPDWSPRGDLIVFTARDERNAFDLFTVSVETGKVTRLTQDQGSNEEPAFSPNGRLIVFTSTRNGGSQLYVMTADGNNQLPLRAEKGVYQTPDWSPLPQAQ; translated from the coding sequence ATGAAAGCCCTGCTCCTCTCCCTGCTGCTCCTCCCCGTCGTCGCGCTCGCGCAGGCGCCCACCATCGAAATCTCCGGCGCCAACTTCCGCCCGCTGCCCGTGGCGGTACCCGCGCCCCTGACGCAGAACGATGGCGCGAAGGCGTTGGTGGCGCCCTTCGACTTGGCCTTCAGCTTCGACCTGGCCGCCTCCGGCATCCTCCAGGTGCTGGACCGCAAGGGCTTCACGGCGGACGCGAAGGAAGGCATGGCCGCGGCCAGCATCAACTTCAGCCGCTGGGCGGACGTGGGCGCCGAAGCGCTCGTGAAGGTGTCGCTGGCGCAGGACGGCGGCGTGGTGCGCGGTGAGCTACGCCTGTTCAACGTGGGCACCGGCCGCGAGGACCTGAAGGTGTCCAAGGACGCGCCCGCCGATAATGCCTCGCTGCTGGCGCACCGCCTGGCGGACGCGCTCTACCGGCACTTCACCCGCGAGCCCAGCCCCTTCCTGTCCCGCATTACCTATGTGCGCAAGGCGGGCACCAATCGCGACGTCTACGTGGCGGACTGGGACGGCGGCAACGCCCGGGCGCTCACCAAGGGCGGCATCAACATCCTGCCCGCGCTGAGCCAGGACGGCTCGCAGGTCGCCTTCACGACGTACCGCAAGAATCGCCCGGACATCTACGTGCAGTCCCCTGGCGGTGAGGCGAAGGCCGTCATCTCCGGCGGGCAGATGGCCACCGGCGCGGCCTTCTCTCCGGACGGCAAGCGCATCGCGTACTCGCTGGCGGAGGGCGAGAGCGCCCAGGTGTACGTGGCCAACGCGGATGGCAGCGGCGCGCGCGCGCTCACCGACACGCCCTACGGCCTCAACACCAGCCCCACCTGGTCGCCGGACGGCAAGCGCCTTGCCTTCGTGTCCAACCGGGGCGGCAGCCCGCAGGTCTACATCATGAACGCGGATGGCACGGGCGTGCGCCGGCTCACCTTCCAGGGCAACTACAACCAGACGCCGGACTGGTCGCCGCGTGGGGACCTCATCGTCTTCACCGCTCGCGACGAGCGCAACGCCTTCGACCTCTTCACCGTCAGCGTGGAGACGGGCAAGGTGACGCGCCTCACGCAGGACCAGGGCAGCAACGAGGAGCCCGCCTTCTCTCCCAACGGGCGGCTCATCGTCTTCACGTCCACCCGCAATGGCGGCTCGCAGCTCTATGTCATGACGGCGGACGGCAACAACCAGCTGCCGCTGCGCGCCGAGAAGGGCGTCTACCAGACGCCGGACTGGTCGCCGCTGCCGCAGGCGCAGTAG
- a CDS encoding aminotransferase class V-fold PLP-dependent enzyme, with protein sequence MSVPFRIHWSLDPEVVFLNHGSFGACPTAVLQRQAELRARLEAEPVRFLHREIEPLLDDARAALATFLDADADDLGFVPNATAGVSTVLRSLRFAPGDELLTTDHEYNASRNALDFVAAQWGAKVVVAKLPWPVPSAQSVVDAVLPHVTPRTRLFLVDHVSSQTALVLPLAQLVTALRERGVETLVDGAHGPGMLPLSLRTLGAGYYTGNCHKWLCAPKSAAFLHVRRDLQPAIKPLSVSHGHNSRRTDRSRFRLDFDWTGTHDPSAVLCVPEVIRFMGGLLPGGWPEVMASNRAKVLAAQNLLCARLGTQPTCPEDMVGSMATVTLPDGFPEVPQPPLYVDPLHLRLFDEYRIEAQITPWPRPPHRHVRLSAQLYNTPADYQALGDALEALLR encoded by the coding sequence ATGAGCGTGCCCTTCCGCATCCACTGGAGCCTGGACCCCGAAGTCGTCTTCCTGAACCACGGTTCGTTCGGCGCCTGCCCGACAGCCGTCCTCCAGCGGCAGGCCGAGCTGCGCGCGCGCCTGGAAGCCGAGCCGGTGCGCTTCCTCCACCGCGAAATCGAGCCGCTGCTGGATGACGCCCGCGCCGCGCTCGCCACGTTCCTCGACGCGGACGCGGACGACCTGGGCTTCGTCCCCAACGCGACGGCGGGGGTGAGCACGGTGCTGCGCTCGCTGCGCTTCGCTCCCGGCGACGAGCTGCTCACCACCGACCACGAGTACAACGCCAGCCGCAACGCGCTGGACTTCGTGGCCGCCCAGTGGGGCGCCAAGGTGGTGGTGGCGAAGCTGCCCTGGCCGGTACCGTCCGCGCAGTCCGTGGTGGACGCGGTGCTGCCCCACGTCACCCCGCGCACGCGTCTGTTCCTGGTGGACCACGTCTCCAGTCAGACGGCCCTGGTGCTGCCGCTGGCGCAGCTCGTCACCGCCCTGCGCGAGCGCGGCGTGGAGACGCTCGTGGATGGCGCGCACGGGCCGGGCATGCTGCCGCTGTCGCTGCGCACGCTGGGCGCCGGCTACTACACGGGCAACTGCCACAAGTGGCTGTGCGCCCCCAAGAGCGCCGCGTTCCTCCACGTCCGGCGCGACCTCCAGCCCGCCATCAAGCCCCTGTCCGTGAGCCACGGGCACAACTCCCGGCGGACGGACCGCTCCCGCTTCCGGCTGGACTTCGACTGGACGGGGACGCACGACCCTTCGGCCGTGCTCTGCGTGCCCGAGGTGATTCGCTTCATGGGCGGGCTGCTTCCCGGCGGCTGGCCGGAAGTCATGGCCTCGAACCGGGCCAAGGTGCTGGCGGCGCAGAACCTGCTGTGCGCGCGGCTGGGCACCCAGCCCACCTGCCCCGAGGACATGGTCGGCAGCATGGCCACGGTGACGCTGCCGGACGGCTTCCCCGAAGTCCCCCAGCCCCCGCTCTACGTGGACCCGCTCCACCTGCGCCTGTTCGACGAATACCGCATCGAGGCGCAAATCACCCCCTGGCCCCGGCCGCCGCACCGGCATGTGCGTCTGTCCGCGCAGCTCTACAACACCCCCGCCGACTACCAGGCCCTGGGCGATGCTTTGGAAGCGCTGCTGCGTTGA
- a CDS encoding Ppx/GppA phosphatase family protein, giving the protein MSRFATIDVGSNSVLLLVAERTPEGRFEAVRERAEITRLGRGVDATRKLSAEGMEATLQVLESFAREARDLGAEGIAVSATSAARDAENGAEFLAAAKARADVTVEIISGAMEAELSFAAVHADFASDAAGPLLVLDIGGGSTEFIYGNRGGHVDFRHSFDVGAVRMTERFVGSDPMTSEDRARVEAHLRDTFRALPAPPPGAALVGVAGTVTTLYAVQHAIHPYVPEQVHGGTLSVGQLSALTDRLCAMPLEERRALPGMQPKRADVIPAGALILLESVKALGLEACRVSDRGLRWGLLAHRFGAGATSS; this is encoded by the coding sequence ATGTCGCGTTTCGCCACCATCGACGTCGGAAGCAACTCGGTCCTCCTGCTCGTCGCGGAGCGCACCCCGGAGGGCCGTTTCGAGGCCGTGCGGGAGCGCGCGGAAATCACCCGCCTGGGCCGAGGCGTGGATGCGACGCGCAAGCTCTCCGCCGAAGGCATGGAGGCGACGCTCCAGGTGCTGGAGTCCTTCGCCCGCGAGGCACGCGACCTGGGCGCGGAAGGCATCGCAGTGTCCGCCACCAGCGCCGCGCGTGACGCGGAGAACGGCGCGGAGTTCCTCGCGGCCGCGAAGGCGCGGGCGGACGTGACAGTGGAAATCATCTCCGGCGCCATGGAGGCGGAGCTGTCCTTCGCAGCGGTGCACGCGGACTTCGCGTCGGACGCGGCGGGCCCCCTTCTGGTGCTCGACATCGGCGGCGGCTCCACGGAGTTCATCTACGGCAACCGCGGCGGCCACGTGGACTTCCGCCACAGCTTCGACGTGGGCGCGGTGCGCATGACGGAGCGCTTCGTCGGCTCGGACCCGATGACGTCCGAGGACCGCGCGCGTGTCGAAGCCCACCTGCGCGACACCTTCCGCGCCCTCCCCGCCCCGCCGCCCGGCGCGGCCCTGGTGGGCGTCGCGGGCACGGTGACGACGCTGTACGCCGTGCAGCACGCCATCCACCCCTACGTCCCGGAGCAGGTCCACGGCGGCACGCTGTCCGTGGGCCAGCTGTCCGCCCTGACGGACCGGCTGTGCGCCATGCCGCTGGAAGAGCGGCGCGCCCTGCCCGGCATGCAGCCCAAGCGCGCGGACGTCATCCCCGCGGGCGCCCTCATCCTGCTGGAGTCGGTGAAGGCACTGGGACTGGAGGCCTGCCGCGTCAGTGACAGGGGCCTGCGCTGGGGCCTGCTCGCGCACCGCTTTGGCGCCGGAGCCACCTCTTCATGA
- a CDS encoding spinster family MFS transporter — protein sequence MNAQPAASPAASAVPASNAGYALLILTLINLVNYLDRYIVAVALPGIQKEFGINDTQSGLLGTMFIVVFMLASPLGGFLGDRYPRRLLVAGGVILWSLATGASGLATSFGALLLARAVIGIGEAGYGAVAPSIISDLYPRAQRTRMLAFFYIAIPVGAAAGYGLGGWLTQAYSWHVAFFAGGVPGLILGAMAFFMPEPQRGAMDGPDAQTKMPFMVGLKGLARNSAFWAVTAGYTLMTFSIGGLGFWMPTYLVRERGLAQDSSGFIFGAITAVAGLLGTVAGGWLGDKLDRKREGGGLWMSGIGLILAAPCMYLAVNLKAVGPTFAAIALAQFLIFLNSGPINAAIVNCVQPAFRAFAMGLNVLCIHLLGDAISPTLIGKIADASSLHTAIAVNALPVLLGGFALLLGARLFREAVPLARQG from the coding sequence ATGAACGCCCAACCCGCGGCCTCACCGGCCGCGTCCGCCGTGCCCGCCAGCAACGCGGGTTACGCGCTGCTCATCCTCACCCTCATCAACCTGGTCAACTACCTCGACCGCTACATCGTCGCGGTGGCGCTGCCAGGCATCCAGAAGGAATTCGGCATCAACGACACGCAGTCCGGCCTGCTGGGCACCATGTTCATCGTGGTGTTCATGCTGGCCTCGCCGCTGGGCGGGTTCCTCGGGGACCGCTACCCGCGGCGGCTGCTGGTGGCGGGCGGCGTGATTCTCTGGAGCCTGGCCACCGGGGCCAGCGGACTGGCCACCTCGTTTGGCGCGCTGCTCCTGGCCCGCGCGGTGATTGGCATCGGAGAGGCCGGCTACGGCGCGGTGGCGCCCAGCATCATCTCCGACTTGTACCCGCGCGCGCAGCGCACGCGGATGCTGGCGTTCTTCTACATCGCCATCCCCGTGGGCGCCGCGGCGGGCTACGGCCTGGGCGGGTGGCTGACGCAGGCGTACTCGTGGCACGTCGCCTTCTTCGCGGGCGGCGTGCCCGGCCTGATTCTGGGCGCCATGGCCTTCTTCATGCCGGAGCCCCAGCGCGGCGCCATGGACGGGCCGGATGCGCAGACGAAGATGCCCTTCATGGTGGGCCTGAAGGGGCTGGCGAGGAACTCGGCCTTCTGGGCGGTGACGGCCGGATACACGCTGATGACGTTCTCCATTGGAGGCCTGGGCTTCTGGATGCCCACGTACCTGGTGCGCGAGCGCGGCCTGGCGCAGGACAGCTCGGGCTTCATCTTCGGCGCGATTACGGCGGTGGCCGGCCTGCTGGGGACGGTGGCGGGCGGATGGCTTGGCGACAAGCTGGACCGCAAGCGCGAGGGCGGCGGACTGTGGATGTCCGGCATCGGCCTGATACTGGCGGCCCCGTGCATGTACCTGGCGGTGAACCTGAAGGCCGTGGGCCCCACCTTCGCGGCGATTGCCCTGGCGCAGTTCCTCATCTTCCTCAACAGCGGCCCCATCAACGCGGCCATCGTCAACTGCGTGCAGCCCGCGTTCCGCGCCTTCGCCATGGGCCTGAACGTGCTGTGCATCCACCTGCTGGGTGACGCGATTTCGCCCACGCTCATCGGCAAAATCGCGGACGCGTCCAGCCTGCATACCGCCATCGCGGTGAATGCCCTGCCCGTCCTCCTCGGCGGCTTCGCGCTGCTGCTGGGCGCCAGGCTGTTCCGTGAAGCGGTGCCCCTCGCGCGTCAGGGCTGA
- a CDS encoding lysophospholipid acyltransferase family protein: MFYACVRAVVALCLRLFYRVKVNAPALEPDGPVLFVGNHPNGLIDPALVFILTRRKVTFLAKAPLFRMPVIGWLLKGLDALPVYRKQDDPAKMGGNEGTLDAAKGALVQGRAITIFPEGKSHSEPGLAELKTGAARIALSAAKAGAPVRIVPVGLTYAEKHVFRSEVLIDVGPAIEVQAFLPADAAAEPDAVRALTERIASGLRAVTLNLEQWADLPLAQLAEQLFAFKQGGALDAERLRLWARGVQMFRAEEPERFEPLRAQLADFRHRMALVQATGPEDLALVYRPGNVVPFVVKNVLALVLGLPLFALGLGLFWLPYQLPRLASRNAELDVQATVKFLTAFVVALVWWGVLTAAAAVWGSALLAVAVFLAVPPLALFTLYFAERWESLQHDIRVFFTLGNRARLKGLLLADGERLALEMERLADEYRPRLDAAAQP; encoded by the coding sequence GTGTTCTACGCGTGCGTGCGTGCGGTGGTGGCGCTGTGTCTCCGACTCTTCTACCGGGTGAAGGTGAATGCCCCGGCGCTGGAGCCGGACGGCCCCGTGCTCTTCGTGGGCAACCACCCCAATGGCCTCATCGACCCGGCGCTGGTGTTCATCCTCACGCGGCGCAAGGTGACCTTCCTGGCGAAGGCGCCGCTGTTCCGGATGCCCGTCATCGGCTGGCTGCTGAAGGGGTTGGACGCGCTGCCGGTGTACCGGAAGCAGGATGACCCGGCGAAGATGGGCGGCAATGAAGGCACGCTGGATGCCGCGAAGGGCGCGCTGGTGCAGGGGCGCGCCATCACCATCTTCCCCGAGGGCAAGAGCCACTCCGAGCCCGGGCTCGCGGAGTTGAAGACGGGCGCGGCGCGCATTGCCCTGAGCGCGGCGAAGGCCGGGGCTCCGGTGCGCATCGTCCCCGTGGGGCTCACCTACGCGGAGAAGCACGTGTTCCGCAGCGAGGTGCTCATCGACGTGGGGCCCGCCATCGAAGTGCAGGCCTTCCTGCCCGCGGACGCCGCCGCGGAGCCCGATGCCGTCCGCGCCCTCACCGAGCGCATCGCCAGCGGGCTTCGCGCGGTGACGCTCAACCTGGAGCAGTGGGCGGACCTCCCGCTGGCGCAGTTGGCCGAGCAGCTCTTCGCCTTCAAGCAGGGTGGGGCGCTCGACGCGGAGCGCCTGCGACTGTGGGCGCGCGGCGTCCAGATGTTCCGCGCCGAGGAGCCGGAGCGCTTCGAGCCCCTGCGCGCGCAGCTCGCCGACTTCCGGCACCGCATGGCGCTGGTGCAGGCGACGGGGCCGGAGGACCTGGCGCTCGTGTACCGGCCGGGGAACGTGGTGCCCTTCGTGGTGAAGAACGTGCTGGCGCTGGTGCTGGGCCTGCCGCTGTTCGCCCTGGGGCTGGGCCTGTTCTGGCTGCCCTACCAGCTGCCCCGGCTCGCCAGCCGCAACGCCGAACTGGACGTGCAGGCCACGGTGAAGTTCCTCACCGCCTTCGTGGTGGCGCTGGTGTGGTGGGGCGTGCTGACAGCCGCCGCGGCGGTGTGGGGAAGCGCGCTCCTGGCCGTGGCCGTCTTCCTCGCCGTGCCGCCGCTGGCGCTGTTCACCCTGTACTTCGCCGAGCGCTGGGAGTCGCTCCAGCACGACATCCGCGTGTTCTTCACGCTGGGCAACCGCGCGCGCCTCAAGGGCCTGCTGCTCGCGGATGGCGAGCGGCTGGCCTTGGAGATGGAGCGTCTGGCCGACGAGTACCGGCCGAGGCTGGACGCCGCCGCTCAGCCCTGA